A genomic segment from Micromonospora echinaurantiaca encodes:
- the tmk gene encoding dTMP kinase, with translation MSKLFIAIEGPNGVGKSTIATLLADRLSETSPYRVHLTSEPTRTPLGQLLRHSEAVMHGRALALALAADRAAHLETDIVPALNDGRHVVTDRYVQSSLVLQRIDGLDLREIWSYNRYVLPAISFYLEDHPDVIAARLAQRPERTRLETTGSPDTELRLYREAARHLRRHGWTQHTVDCHGRTPDKVVATILDLLPRAD, from the coding sequence GTGAGCAAGCTGTTCATCGCGATCGAGGGCCCCAACGGCGTGGGAAAATCCACGATCGCGACGCTACTTGCCGACCGGCTCTCAGAAACCAGCCCGTACAGGGTGCACCTGACCAGCGAACCCACCCGCACCCCACTCGGGCAACTCCTGCGCCACAGCGAAGCCGTCATGCACGGCCGCGCCCTGGCCCTAGCTCTGGCAGCCGATCGCGCCGCGCACCTCGAGACGGACATCGTTCCCGCCCTCAACGACGGCCGGCACGTGGTGACCGACCGATACGTGCAGTCGTCTCTGGTCCTGCAGCGCATCGACGGCCTCGACCTGCGCGAAATCTGGTCCTACAACCGGTATGTGCTGCCTGCCATCTCCTTCTACCTGGAAGACCACCCCGACGTCATCGCAGCTCGCCTCGCTCAGCGCCCTGAGCGGACCCGGCTGGAAACCACCGGATCACCGGACACGGAACTGCGCCTGTACCGGGAGGCTGCCCGCCACCTGCGTCGACACGGATGGACACAACACACCGTCGACTGCCACGGGCGCACCCCAGACAAGGTCGTAGCCACTATCCTCGATCTGCTGCCCCGCGCCGATTAG
- a CDS encoding endonuclease/exonuclease/phosphatase family protein codes for MLSVLTLNVQAAALPRARRLLAWLDARDDNLIILTETSNGPGTAYLLEQCRAAGLDVTHTPSPDGDRGCAIVSRLPTTARPDLLAGVTLPGRAVAVTVNTESAITVLGLYVPSSDRAPAKVAKKRAFLTSVIDGLRGLTEGQRAHLIVGGDYNVISRNHRPRYPGFLSFEYEFLDALEQLDLADAHQRLHPTTQAHSWIGRGGNGYRFDYLHTGAALTPHLASCDYLHQPRDRQLSDHAAVAATLRLTVDHRTAVSAPLAEAAALS; via the coding sequence GTGCTGTCCGTGTTAACCCTGAATGTGCAAGCCGCCGCGCTACCGCGTGCCCGACGGCTGCTGGCCTGGCTCGATGCCCGCGACGACAACCTGATCATCCTCACGGAAACCAGCAACGGACCCGGCACCGCATACCTCCTCGAGCAATGCCGCGCCGCCGGCCTGGACGTGACCCACACCCCTTCACCGGACGGCGACCGCGGCTGTGCCATCGTCAGCCGCCTACCGACCACCGCCCGCCCGGACCTGCTCGCCGGCGTCACGCTGCCTGGTCGGGCCGTCGCGGTTACGGTGAACACCGAATCGGCCATCACGGTGCTCGGCCTGTACGTGCCCTCCAGCGACCGGGCACCGGCAAAGGTCGCCAAGAAACGCGCCTTCCTCACCAGCGTCATCGACGGCCTGCGCGGTCTCACTGAGGGCCAGCGCGCCCATTTGATAGTCGGAGGGGACTACAACGTGATCAGCCGGAACCATCGGCCACGCTACCCAGGCTTCCTATCCTTCGAGTACGAGTTCCTCGACGCGCTGGAGCAGCTCGACCTGGCGGACGCCCACCAGCGGCTACACCCCACAACGCAGGCGCACAGCTGGATAGGCCGCGGCGGCAACGGCTACCGCTTCGACTATCTACATACCGGTGCCGCTCTCACGCCGCATCTCGCCAGCTGCGACTACCTACACCAGCCCCGCGACCGTCAGCTGTCGGACCACGCCGCCGTCGCAGCCACCCTGCGCCTGACCGTCGACCACCGGACCGCAGTCAGCGCGCCGCTGGCCGAGGCCGCAGCCCTGTCCTAG
- a CDS encoding radical SAM protein, which yields MKRLIVDTHASSCYFRTSVGGDARKALVQITERCNLHCAHCFVSSTEAGADLSLTVFTEHVLPQLLATRVERITLTGGEPFVHPDVLGFCRAVRASGLPVGICTNATQTTDAQIAELAALGGVHINVSFDGFRPESHGKFRGNRASFDTTVATTRKFAATGLLQGLLSTPNALTKPAEFADLCAFAVEIGAQYVLMNPLSSFGRGVKSQGRLAAPDQVMTAIRAVTDRFADQLDVVQIRFPNDSLPLGGCDAGKLIYVYTDGQVAVCPYLVFAARTPASRYPDSDFLVGNILRDDVAAGLDGYDFHARYTVGANPTCGSCTMNSRCGKGCPAAIVSRGGLIGDLDDEQCPITPVPGQPLLPLAIVRQ from the coding sequence GTGAAACGGTTGATCGTCGACACCCACGCATCGTCCTGCTACTTCCGCACCTCCGTGGGCGGCGACGCTCGCAAGGCGCTGGTGCAGATCACCGAGCGGTGCAACCTGCACTGCGCGCACTGCTTCGTCTCCTCCACCGAGGCTGGCGCTGACCTGTCCCTGACCGTTTTCACCGAACACGTGCTGCCCCAGTTACTAGCTACCCGGGTTGAGCGCATTACCCTGACCGGCGGCGAGCCTTTCGTGCACCCCGACGTCCTCGGCTTCTGCCGAGCGGTGCGTGCCAGTGGCCTGCCGGTTGGCATATGCACGAACGCTACCCAGACGACGGACGCCCAGATCGCCGAACTGGCCGCGCTTGGCGGAGTACACATCAACGTGTCCTTCGACGGCTTCCGCCCTGAGAGCCACGGCAAGTTCCGCGGCAACCGTGCATCCTTCGACACAACGGTCGCTACCACCCGCAAGTTCGCGGCAACAGGACTGCTGCAGGGACTGCTATCGACGCCGAACGCGCTGACCAAACCGGCGGAGTTCGCCGATTTGTGCGCCTTCGCTGTCGAAATCGGCGCGCAGTACGTGCTGATGAACCCGCTGTCGTCATTCGGCCGAGGCGTCAAGAGCCAGGGTCGTCTCGCCGCGCCGGATCAGGTGATGACGGCCATCCGCGCCGTCACCGACCGGTTCGCTGACCAACTCGACGTCGTACAGATCCGATTCCCGAACGACAGCCTGCCCTTAGGCGGCTGCGACGCCGGAAAGCTGATCTACGTGTACACCGACGGGCAGGTAGCAGTCTGCCCCTACCTGGTCTTCGCCGCCCGCACCCCGGCCTCGCGCTACCCCGACAGCGACTTCCTCGTGGGTAACATCCTGCGCGACGACGTCGCTGCGGGCCTCGACGGCTACGACTTCCACGCCCGCTACACCGTCGGCGCCAACCCCACCTGCGGTAGCTGCACAATGAACAGCAGATGTGGCAAGGGCTGCCCGGCCGCGATCGTGTCCCGTGGCGGACTCATCGGCGACCTCGATGACGAGCAGTGCCCGATCACCCCCGTCCCCGGCCAGCCCCTGCTCCCACTGGCCATCGTCCGCCAGTGA
- a CDS encoding GOLPH3/VPS74 family protein codes for MTASVPRLPLRDELFLLGHNDDTGHPHLHRDALALGLSGAVLIDMFLAGRVDLDHIDPAHPAGEQRLRLHIDRPVGDLIADTALASIRYAHTAPPLKVWLRGFAHDLYDRTRAGLVAAGILRHTTRRRLGGLVRADTYIAADTKWAIVARARLRYLAARREQPDNHTAALAGLVAVLGLTPYLYLDDDTTALTAHLKTIANQHHRPIRDITATVDAALGDLATATYR; via the coding sequence GTGACGGCGTCGGTTCCCCGCCTGCCCCTGCGGGATGAGCTGTTCCTGCTCGGCCACAACGACGACACCGGCCACCCCCACCTGCACCGCGACGCCCTCGCGCTCGGCCTGTCCGGAGCCGTCCTGATCGACATGTTCCTCGCCGGACGAGTCGACCTCGATCACATCGACCCAGCCCACCCTGCCGGCGAGCAACGGCTCCGTCTGCACATCGACCGGCCGGTCGGCGACTTGATCGCCGACACCGCACTCGCCTCCATCCGCTACGCCCACACGGCCCCGCCGCTGAAGGTGTGGCTCCGCGGCTTCGCCCACGACCTGTACGACCGCACCCGCGCCGGCCTCGTCGCCGCCGGAATCCTGCGCCACACCACCCGCCGGCGCCTCGGCGGCCTCGTCCGCGCCGACACCTACATCGCCGCAGACACGAAATGGGCCATCGTCGCCCGAGCCCGACTGCGCTACCTCGCCGCCAGACGCGAGCAACCCGACAACCACACCGCCGCCCTCGCCGGCCTCGTCGCCGTCCTCGGCCTCACCCCGTACCTCTACCTCGACGACGACACCACCGCCCTCACCGCGCACCTGAAGACCATCGCCAACCAGCACCACCGCCCGATACGCGACATCACCGCCACCGTCGACGCCGCCCTCGGCGACCTCGCCACCGCCACCTACCGCTGA
- the cutA gene encoding divalent-cation tolerance protein CutA, with translation MSDVLQVYTAAGSQEAALRLAQGAVRARLAAGGQVIGPVEAVFWHEDTFGTGQEWQVVLRSSSARYPELERYLREHHEWTNPEIAAVPVVAGSAAYLRWVCTTTGTAEGSENT, from the coding sequence ATGAGTGATGTTCTGCAGGTGTACACGGCGGCCGGTAGCCAGGAGGCCGCGCTGCGGTTGGCGCAGGGCGCCGTCCGTGCCCGGTTGGCGGCTGGTGGCCAGGTCATCGGACCAGTGGAGGCCGTGTTCTGGCACGAGGACACGTTTGGCACCGGCCAGGAGTGGCAGGTGGTGCTCAGGTCCAGCAGCGCGCGGTACCCGGAGTTGGAGCGCTACCTCCGAGAGCACCATGAGTGGACCAACCCGGAGATTGCGGCGGTGCCAGTCGTCGCGGGATCAGCCGCCTACCTGAGGTGGGTATGCACGACCACGGGAACAGCGGAAGGCTCTGAAAACACCTGA
- a CDS encoding acetamidase/formamidase family protein, with protein MDRIVYRPVRDRFAYTFGGRMPVAHLRSGDLLEVVTEDCFGGLVRGPADLPSRVCRMPYLNPVSGPFFIEDAEPGDTLAIHVVSITPARDWGVSATFPHFGALTSTPHTPTLQPPLEERVWVYEIDRPAGVVRYQATVSDHTVDLPLDPVIGTIGVAPGGFEARSTTVPDAHGGNLDTPEIRAGTTLYLGVAVHGAMLALGDGHARQGEGEACGVAVEIATTTTLIVDVIKGVSTPWPRLESDREIMSIGAARPLEDAYRIAHHDLVGWTATLTGLDPLDAYQLVSQAGRAPIGNVCDPNYTILAAVAKTLLPSASEPYGGAHDRLRQLATATAVGGGS; from the coding sequence ATGGACAGGATCGTGTACCGGCCGGTGCGGGACAGGTTCGCTTACACCTTCGGCGGCCGCATGCCCGTCGCGCACCTGCGCTCCGGTGACCTGCTTGAGGTGGTCACGGAGGACTGTTTCGGCGGCCTCGTCCGCGGTCCGGCGGACCTGCCGTCCCGGGTGTGCCGTATGCCTTACCTCAATCCGGTGTCGGGGCCGTTCTTCATCGAGGACGCCGAGCCCGGAGACACCCTCGCCATCCACGTCGTCTCCATCACCCCGGCCCGGGACTGGGGTGTGTCCGCGACGTTCCCGCACTTCGGCGCCCTCACTTCCACGCCACACACCCCCACCCTGCAACCACCATTGGAGGAGCGGGTGTGGGTGTACGAGATCGACCGGCCCGCCGGCGTGGTGCGGTACCAGGCCACTGTTAGCGACCACACTGTTGACCTGCCGCTGGACCCGGTGATCGGCACGATCGGCGTCGCCCCGGGCGGTTTCGAAGCCCGCTCCACTACCGTCCCCGACGCCCACGGCGGGAACCTCGACACCCCCGAGATACGGGCCGGGACCACCCTCTACCTGGGTGTGGCCGTGCACGGGGCGATGCTCGCCCTCGGCGACGGACACGCCCGCCAAGGCGAGGGAGAAGCTTGCGGCGTCGCGGTCGAAATCGCGACCACCACCACCCTCATCGTCGACGTGATCAAAGGCGTGTCCACGCCGTGGCCGCGGCTGGAAAGCGACCGCGAGATCATGTCCATCGGAGCGGCCCGCCCTCTCGAGGACGCCTACCGGATCGCCCACCACGACCTGGTCGGCTGGACCGCCACCCTCACCGGCCTCGACCCCCTTGATGCCTATCAACTCGTGTCGCAGGCGGGACGGGCGCCGATCGGCAACGTGTGCGACCCCAACTACACGATCCTGGCCGCCGTCGCCAAGACCCTGCTCCCCTCCGCGTCCGAGCCGTATGGCGGGGCGCACGACCGGTTGCGGCAGCTCGCGACCGCGACGGCAGTCGGAGGCGGATCGTGA
- a CDS encoding HNH endonuclease family protein, whose translation MRLARLFPPHLGRRRTPVVATVMAMVAGAGLISVGATPAAATPPGIPSKATAQSQLNALTVAAQGSTSGYSRDLFPHWTTVSGSCNTREQVLKRDGTSVVVDSSCAATSGRWYSPYDGATWYAASDVDIDHVVPLAEAWRSGANSWTTSRRQSFANDLTRPQLIAVTDNVNQAKGDQDPSTWQPPRSAYRCTYSKMWITVKYSWGLSLQSSEKSALQSMPNTCSS comes from the coding sequence ATGAGGCTGGCTCGACTCTTCCCACCGCACCTGGGCCGACGGCGCACCCCCGTCGTGGCAACCGTGATGGCGATGGTCGCAGGAGCCGGCCTCATCAGCGTCGGTGCCACACCGGCTGCGGCCACGCCCCCTGGCATCCCCTCGAAAGCCACCGCGCAGTCGCAGCTCAACGCGCTGACCGTGGCGGCGCAGGGCTCGACCAGTGGCTACTCCCGGGACCTGTTCCCGCACTGGACCACGGTCAGCGGAAGCTGCAACACCCGCGAGCAGGTCCTCAAGCGCGACGGCACGTCGGTGGTGGTGGACAGCTCCTGCGCGGCCACCTCCGGTCGCTGGTACAGCCCGTACGACGGCGCGACCTGGTACGCCGCTTCCGACGTCGACATCGACCACGTGGTGCCGCTGGCCGAGGCGTGGCGGTCGGGCGCGAACTCCTGGACGACCAGCCGACGGCAGAGCTTCGCCAACGACCTGACCCGCCCGCAGCTGATCGCGGTCACCGACAACGTCAACCAGGCCAAGGGCGACCAGGACCCGTCAACGTGGCAACCGCCGCGGTCGGCCTACCGCTGCACCTACAGCAAAATGTGGATCACCGTGAAGTACAGCTGGGGCCTGTCGCTGCAGTCGTCGGAGAAGTCCGCGCTGCAGAGTATGCCCAACACCTGCAGCTCTTGA
- a CDS encoding helix-turn-helix domain-containing protein translates to MPDVTDLDEGWQQLGRQLARLRATAGYTQHSLAPLVHYGRSTIANVEVGRQRTPRRFWERCDEVLGAGGQLTAAFDQLQRLRQEAGRREWPAQAFNGVPHVGQLQPEPAKEQEMHRREFIGAAAMLAVCGAAAAASTTGRRISREDVEECARRTARLRRLDNYLGGADTLRLYEAELAGTMTLLRTTSFSPATAKALLSLLAEQTQLAGWAAFDAGHDMYATALFNTSRSIAVQAQDVLLGANALALLAYLRASRGQPDIATAEASRLPANAGADPAVRALLLERLAFTHAVAGQEKEAAAALDAAHGALDSTEVGTTPDWAAWVDHDEVRIMTGRVWTELRRPLRALPEMETALERFDDTCARDKAFYSTWLAEAYLDAGEVEQAAIVMKRSKRLCEGVASPRPAARIAVVHERLLPYRDVAAVAESLG, encoded by the coding sequence ATGCCTGACGTGACTGACCTTGATGAAGGCTGGCAGCAGCTCGGCCGTCAGCTCGCTCGTCTACGCGCCACCGCTGGCTACACCCAGCACTCTCTTGCGCCACTGGTTCATTACGGGCGTAGCACCATCGCTAACGTGGAGGTTGGCCGGCAACGAACTCCACGACGCTTCTGGGAGCGCTGTGACGAGGTGCTCGGCGCTGGCGGGCAGCTGACAGCAGCGTTCGATCAGTTGCAGAGGCTTCGGCAGGAGGCCGGACGCAGGGAGTGGCCAGCACAGGCCTTCAACGGTGTGCCGCACGTCGGTCAGCTCCAGCCCGAGCCCGCGAAGGAGCAGGAGATGCACCGGCGAGAGTTCATAGGAGCCGCAGCGATGCTCGCAGTGTGCGGCGCGGCAGCCGCGGCTTCCACAACAGGGCGTCGCATCAGCCGGGAAGACGTAGAGGAGTGCGCCCGGCGTACCGCTCGGCTGCGCCGACTCGACAACTACCTCGGTGGTGCCGATACCCTCCGCCTCTACGAGGCTGAGCTGGCCGGGACGATGACGTTGCTCCGAACGACGTCGTTCAGCCCGGCAACCGCGAAGGCCTTGTTGTCGCTACTGGCCGAGCAGACCCAACTTGCGGGCTGGGCAGCCTTCGACGCAGGTCATGACATGTACGCGACTGCCCTCTTCAACACCAGCCGGTCCATCGCGGTGCAGGCGCAAGACGTGCTCCTAGGGGCCAACGCCTTGGCGTTGCTGGCCTATCTAAGGGCGAGCCGTGGCCAGCCTGACATCGCCACCGCCGAAGCATCACGCCTGCCCGCGAACGCCGGTGCGGATCCCGCCGTCCGCGCCCTGCTGCTTGAGCGGCTGGCGTTTACCCACGCGGTTGCCGGCCAGGAAAAAGAAGCCGCCGCCGCCTTGGACGCAGCGCACGGTGCGCTCGACAGCACCGAGGTCGGTACCACTCCAGACTGGGCGGCATGGGTTGACCACGACGAAGTTCGGATCATGACCGGTCGGGTCTGGACCGAACTAAGGCGTCCGCTCCGCGCCCTACCTGAGATGGAGACGGCCCTCGAACGGTTTGATGACACCTGTGCCAGGGACAAAGCGTTCTACTCCACCTGGCTGGCCGAGGCCTACCTCGACGCCGGCGAGGTCGAACAAGCGGCGATCGTGATGAAACGTTCGAAGCGGCTCTGCGAAGGTGTCGCTTCCCCTCGTCCCGCTGCTCGTATTGCCGTCGTCCATGAACGTCTCCTGCCCTACCGAGACGTGGCCGCAGTAGCGGAGTCGCTGGGATAG
- a CDS encoding APC family permease: MFDREELSRYGYQQELSRQLRLRDVLAYGLVYMVPIAPMAIFGSVYAGSGGMVALAYAIGVVALVFTAFSYAQMVKAFPMSGSVYNYAGRGISPPVGFLAGWVILLDYVLVPGLLYLVASVAMHASVPAVPVWVWLLGFVAVNTVVNSVGIRMTAVVTRVMLVGELIVLAVFLAVAGWALAVGKGRFSGDAFYNPDTFTWSLVAGAVSIAVLSFLGFDGISMLAEETRDGSRQIGRAMAGVLVLAGVLFIAQTWLAAMLVPDPTGLQAAGDPDGTAFYSAAAVAGGSWLATVCAVATAVAWGLPNSMVAQVATSRLLYAMARDRQLPRFLSKVSLRRSVPINATLLTGAVSLALGLYMATRADGITLLSSLINFGAMVAFLVLHICVVVHHVIRGRSRKLWAHLVMPGVGFAILAYVVVNANIAAQRLGLAWLALGVLVLAGLYATSRRPALSGLAPVRRQSRRDVERV, from the coding sequence ATGTTCGACCGTGAAGAGCTGTCGCGCTATGGCTATCAGCAGGAGTTGAGTCGGCAGCTGCGATTGCGGGACGTGCTGGCCTATGGCCTCGTGTACATGGTGCCGATCGCGCCGATGGCGATCTTCGGCAGTGTCTACGCCGGCTCTGGCGGGATGGTGGCCCTGGCGTACGCGATCGGTGTGGTGGCGCTGGTGTTCACGGCCTTTTCTTACGCGCAGATGGTGAAGGCGTTCCCGATGTCGGGCAGCGTCTACAACTACGCCGGGCGCGGTATCAGCCCGCCGGTGGGTTTCCTGGCGGGTTGGGTGATCCTGCTCGATTACGTGCTCGTGCCGGGGCTGTTGTATCTGGTGGCGTCGGTGGCGATGCACGCGAGCGTGCCGGCGGTGCCGGTGTGGGTGTGGCTGCTCGGATTCGTCGCGGTGAACACGGTCGTCAACTCGGTTGGTATCCGGATGACCGCGGTCGTCACCCGGGTCATGCTGGTCGGTGAGCTGATCGTCTTGGCAGTTTTCCTCGCGGTCGCGGGTTGGGCGCTGGCGGTGGGCAAGGGCCGGTTCAGCGGGGATGCGTTCTACAACCCGGACACGTTCACCTGGTCACTGGTTGCGGGGGCGGTGTCGATCGCGGTGTTGTCGTTCCTCGGTTTCGATGGCATCAGCATGCTGGCCGAGGAGACCCGGGACGGGTCGCGGCAGATCGGCCGGGCGATGGCCGGCGTCCTGGTCCTGGCGGGGGTGCTGTTCATCGCGCAGACGTGGCTGGCCGCCATGCTCGTCCCCGACCCCACGGGACTGCAGGCCGCCGGCGACCCGGATGGGACTGCGTTCTACAGCGCGGCCGCGGTGGCGGGCGGGAGCTGGTTGGCGACGGTGTGCGCGGTGGCGACGGCGGTGGCGTGGGGTTTGCCGAACTCGATGGTCGCGCAGGTCGCCACGTCTCGGCTGCTGTATGCGATGGCCCGGGACCGGCAACTCCCCCGCTTCCTGTCGAAGGTGTCGCTGCGGCGGAGCGTGCCGATCAACGCGACGCTGCTCACCGGCGCGGTGTCCCTCGCACTCGGCCTGTACATGGCCACTCGGGCGGACGGGATCACGCTGCTGTCGTCGCTGATCAACTTCGGGGCGATGGTCGCTTTCCTCGTCCTGCACATCTGCGTGGTGGTCCACCATGTGATCCGCGGCCGCAGCCGGAAGCTGTGGGCGCATCTGGTGATGCCCGGGGTCGGGTTCGCGATCCTGGCCTACGTCGTGGTCAACGCCAACATCGCCGCGCAACGCCTCGGCCTGGCCTGGCTGGCCCTCGGGGTGCTGGTCCTCGCCGGCCTCTACGCGACCAGCCGCCGGCCGGCGCTCTCGGGTCTGGCGCCTGTTCGGCGGCAGTCGCGGCGTGACGTGGAGCGGGTGTGA
- a CDS encoding histone-like nucleoid-structuring protein Lsr2 has translation MARKVITVLTDDLDGGAADRTVEFSLDGVAYVIDLSDQNAGALRKALDVYITAGRRMGRGGIDSGRSAQRATRPGTSGRSRAHTRAIREWAAENGYQISERGRIPTSVVEAYNNR, from the coding sequence ATGGCTCGGAAAGTGATCACTGTTCTGACCGACGACCTCGACGGCGGAGCGGCGGACCGGACGGTCGAATTCAGCCTGGACGGTGTCGCCTACGTCATCGATCTGTCAGACCAGAACGCAGGCGCCTTGCGGAAGGCTCTCGACGTGTACATCACGGCGGGCCGGCGGATGGGGCGGGGAGGTATCGATTCGGGTCGGTCGGCGCAGCGGGCGACGCGTCCCGGGACCTCCGGCCGCAGTCGTGCTCACACTCGCGCGATCCGCGAATGGGCAGCCGAGAACGGCTACCAGATCTCCGAACGGGGCCGCATCCCAACCTCGGTGGTAGAGGCCTATAACAACCGATGA
- a CDS encoding class IV adenylate cyclase, with amino-acid sequence MQTSPIDVVHEVEVKYRVDDESSLVEALRQRGVRLSASVRQDDQAYAPSLWRYGMSKVGVPFARLRTEDGCHLFTVKRPIDNEMVCLEHETVVADREQMHAALLAMSFVPTVRIVKTRRGGRWGDVSVCLDSVDGLGTFVELEALVGADESGQRVQEHLDRLVRSLGVGVWRTTDTYDSLLRAVAPAAG; translated from the coding sequence GTGCAGACGTCACCGATCGATGTTGTTCACGAGGTCGAGGTCAAGTACCGCGTCGATGATGAGTCTTCGCTAGTGGAGGCACTCCGACAGCGGGGCGTGCGGCTGTCGGCGTCGGTGCGGCAGGACGATCAGGCGTATGCGCCATCGTTGTGGCGGTACGGCATGTCGAAGGTTGGGGTGCCGTTCGCGCGGCTACGAACTGAGGATGGCTGTCATCTGTTCACGGTGAAGCGGCCGATTGACAACGAGATGGTGTGCCTGGAGCACGAGACCGTGGTCGCGGACCGGGAGCAGATGCACGCGGCGTTGTTGGCGATGAGCTTCGTGCCGACCGTGCGGATCGTCAAGACTCGTCGCGGTGGGCGGTGGGGCGATGTGTCGGTGTGCCTGGATAGCGTCGATGGCTTGGGCACGTTCGTGGAGTTGGAGGCGCTTGTCGGTGCCGACGAGTCAGGCCAGAGAGTGCAGGAGCACCTGGACCGCTTGGTCCGGTCGCTGGGCGTGGGGGTGTGGCGCACTACCGACACCTACGACTCGTTGCTGCGCGCGGTCGCGCCGGCGGCTGGCTAG
- a CDS encoding GNAT family N-acetyltransferase — translation MDTVPRIRAARWADKDPVAALIADALHPSPLAAWLVPDPAQRRRILADVLAIWVEHAMFFGDIYLTDDLTAATVGFHRYRPIPPPANYPIRLTDAAGPHADRFDILDQTLSLRRPTEPHYHLAFLAIQPKAQRTGRGTAMLAHHRNRIDRVDLPSWTDTTTAAQNLYARHGYTPRPTITLPDGPTIHPMRRNPDPGNDAWPLNTTRPTTTSHQQDIAI, via the coding sequence ATGGACACCGTCCCCCGCATCCGCGCCGCCCGCTGGGCCGACAAGGACCCCGTCGCCGCCCTCATCGCCGACGCCCTGCACCCCAGCCCACTCGCCGCCTGGCTCGTACCCGACCCGGCACAACGCCGCCGCATCCTCGCCGACGTCCTCGCCATCTGGGTGGAACACGCCATGTTCTTCGGCGACATCTACCTCACCGACGACCTCACCGCCGCCACCGTCGGCTTCCACCGCTACCGGCCCATACCCCCACCCGCCAACTACCCAATTCGGCTAACCGACGCCGCCGGCCCACACGCCGACCGCTTCGACATCCTCGACCAGACGCTGTCCCTGCGGCGACCAACCGAACCCCACTACCACCTGGCATTCCTCGCCATTCAGCCCAAGGCGCAGCGCACCGGGCGGGGCACCGCCATGCTCGCCCACCACCGCAACCGCATCGACCGCGTCGACCTACCCTCCTGGACCGACACCACCACCGCAGCCCAAAACCTGTATGCCCGCCACGGCTACACCCCACGCCCGACGATCACACTCCCGGACGGACCAACCATCCACCCGATGCGCCGCAACCCGGACCCCGGCAACGACGCGTGGCCCCTCAACACGACCCGCCCCACGACGACGTCCCACCAACAGGACATCGCCATCTGA